The Longimicrobium sp. genome includes the window GCCCGTTCCCTCCAACGTGGGCGGGCGGTTCAGTGTGCTGTCGGCAGTGGGGCTGCTCCCGGCGGCGATGGCTGGGATCGACGTGGCGGCGCTGCTGGAGGGGGCGCGCGAGATGGCGAAGCGGTGCGAGAGCAACGACCTGCGCACCAATCCGGCGGGGATGTTCGCCGCGCTGCAGTACCTGGCGGATACGGAGCAAGGCGCCCCCATCCACGTGATGATGCCCTACTCCGACCGCCTTCGCGACGTGGCCGACTGGTTCCGCCAGCTGTGGGCCGAAAGCCTGGGCAAGCAGAACACCCGCGACGGCGACGAGGTGTTCGCCGGGCCCACGCCAGTCAAGTCGCTGGGCGCCACAGACCAGCACTCGCAGGTGCAGCTGTACATGGAAGGGCCGTTCGACAAGACCATCACCTTCCTTGCCGAGCGTGACTTCGAGAAGGACGTGCAGATCCCCTCCGCCTATCCCCACCACGCCGAGCTGGCGTACCTGGGCGGCCACAGCATGGGCGAGCTGCTGCGCACGGAGATGCTGGCCACCGAGGCGGCCCTGGCGCAGCGCGGGCGGATGAACATGACCATCGAGGTGCCGCGGGTGGACGCGCACGCCATCGGCGGGCTGTTCATGATGCTCC containing:
- a CDS encoding glucose-6-phosphate isomerase (catalyzes the formation of D-fructose 6-phosphate from D-glucose 6-phosphate) yields the protein HVLDNVDPATFSAFLDHVDLRRTLFNVVSKSGGTAETMSQYLIIRERLQAELGDGYRRHLLFTTDPEKGVLRALAREEEIATLPVPSNVGGRFSVLSAVGLLPAAMAGIDVAALLEGAREMAKRCESNDLRTNPAGMFAALQYLADTEQGAPIHVMMPYSDRLRDVADWFRQLWAESLGKQNTRDGDEVFAGPTPVKSLGATDQHSQVQLYMEGPFDKTITFLAERDFEKDVQIPSAYPHHAELAYLGGHSMGELLRTEMLATEAALAQRGRMNMTIEVPRVDAHAIGGLFMMLQIATVYAGHFYGVDPLDQPGVELGKQLTYGIMGRPGFEERRAEWEGRAAKDDAFVLR